The following DNA comes from Erigeron canadensis isolate Cc75 chromosome 3, C_canadensis_v1, whole genome shotgun sequence.
GCAAAAGCTGCTTGTGCTTGCTCCACAGTTGACAGAGCTTGGTACTGGTACATTCACAGAAGATCTTGTGTCTAGTCCTGTGAAGGAACTCGAAAGTGCTTTCAGTATTTGTAAGAATCTACATACAGTTTCGGGTTTTTGGGATGCTACTTTGCTTTATCTACCCGCTGTATATCCGGTGTGTGATCGATTGACTTTTTTGAACCTGAGTTACGCTAGTCTTGGGGCAGTTGAACTTGAACAAATTATCTCTCATTGCAAGCAGCTAACTCGGCTTTGGGTAAGTTGCTTCCTCACAACTCACAAAAGTGTGTTTTGAGCTATTATGATGAGTTTTAAGGGTGACAAAGGGTGGGTTGTGTCATGGTTCAAGTTGACTAACTTTTTCATAGGTTGAACTGGGTCGAGCTGGCGTGTAATctgtcaaatatgattaaaaagttCATATtgtttgaataaaaaagatttagAATACTGTATGAATTAAAATTACCTCTTTGGTTGACTCTTGGTCCATTTGATCCATTAGACCCATTTCCCGTTTGAGATAAATAATTTAagctattaaaaataaaaataaccctAGTCCAGGCCTCTGTTTGTCAATGAAGTGTAAGCACTACCTCTATTCACTTGCTTGTGATTTTTTTCAGGTTCTTGATACGGTAGGAGACAAGGGTTTAGAAGCGGTCGGATCTTGCTGTCCCTTGCTAGAAGAACTTCGAGTCTTCCCAGCTGACCCGTTTGACCAAAAAGTGGGTGTGACCGAATCAGGCCTCGTTGCCGTATCTAATGGCTGCCCAAAGCTACATTACATACTCTACTTCTGTCAACGTATGACAAACGCTGCTGTGATCACCGTAGCCCAAAACTGCCTAGATTTCACTCACTTCCGCCTTTGCATAATGAATCCTCGGGAACCAGATTACCTAAGTAACGAGCCCATGGATGAGGCCTTTGGGGCCATTGTCAAGATTTGTACTAAGCTCCGGCGGCTTTCGGTTTCAGGTCTGTTAACCGACCTGGCTTTTGAGTATATCGGGAAGTACGCGAAAAACCTTGAGACACTTTCCATTGCTTTCGCTGGAAGTAGTGATTTGGGAATGGAGTATGTGATGAGAGGCTGCCCTAAGCTGAAAAGGGTTGAGATACGCGACTGTCCGTTTGGGGACTCTGCTTTGCTTTCGGGTTTGGGCCAATACAAGTCCATGAGGTCTTTGTGGATGTCGGCGTGTAATGTGACCATGAATGGCTGCAAGAAGTTGGCTGAAGAGATGCCTATGTTAAATGTTGAGGTGATCAAAGATGAAGATGGCGATGATAGCCTTGCCAATAAAGTGTATGTGTATCGAACTGTTGCCGGACCACGAAAGGACACACCGCCTTTCGTTCTGACCCTCTGAGTTCAAGAAACCAAACGAGGTGAGCTTCAATTAATGGTGAAACTTAGAAAAACTTTTCGGACCCTAGTTTAAGATGCAGAAAATGTCATTAGGAATTAATTGTTTAACCAGTTCCATCATATCATCTATATTTATTGACTCGGTTTTGGTTTGGTGCTTTGTGAACATTTCGTTAGACAATAACACTTGATGGGGTAGGATTTAGGCCCTTGAGAAGTTTGAGATTCCATAATTTATGTGACCAGTAATCACTAATTAGCTGTATTATAAGTTCAACAATCAACCAGCAGGGTGACATAGTGCTTGAACGTTGTCAACTCTTTATAAGAGGTTCTAGATTCGAATTTTACTAGGTGGGTGGTTGGGAAAAAGATTCGGAACTGGTGCGCACCTAAATAGGCCTCGTACATTATGAGTCAAGACTCCGTTTTGAAtaacttgaacaagaaaaaccTTGTCCATTTACTATATAACTTAGAGGTCATCTCCACCCCAACCTTGGTTTAAAACTTTCTGTTTCATGTCAGTACTTAATTTTtacattgaatttttttttattaacctaCAACCATTTAGTTCTAACTTCTAAATCTTAGTTTCATAACCCAACTTTGTAATTATCTTATTCTAAAACACTAAAACAAGAACCCTTTCAAAGAGAAGCTTCCAACGTGAGCAAGAAAGAACCGGAGCCTATCAAAGTGATGTAGTAAATAATCGTCAGATGTAACGTTGGATAATAGTACGTAGTAAAGTTGTTCTTGGGTTAATCGCTCACAAAGTTACTGGAATTGAATAAATACAAATGGGGGACAAGCATAGACCCAAATGACATGTTCTTTTGATATCTATGTCACATAGAACCCCGACATCTCACTCATATATGTTCATAAAGAAACAATTGTCATGTGATATTAACTATCTTAAATAAGTACTGTTTATGTTGATTGTTCTTAAAATAAcgtaataaataaacaaattacacCATACTAGACAACCATTACTTAATTATGTGTAAAACGTCTGTTTTAGAAAATATACACTGCGATGCATGAAATAACTTTTGGGATGTTTGAATCACCATCCGGCGACATGATTAAGATGTAGTAAATGATCGTCAGATGTAACATTGGATAATATAACGAGTCTTTCGTATATAAGCTTTGAATATTCAAATCCGACTAATTGGATCCCCGTGTGGCCGTGTCACGCGGCAACGATGGTGGTAGCGATGACAAATGGTGAGTAGTGTAAATCATTAATGTATAAGGGGTAACgtagttattttaatatttaagggATAATTGTTGTGAATTAATTCGTTCAGATATTTGGTACTAATGAACCATCCAAAATTTCACCAACGCCAGGGATTGAACACTGAACTTTTTAAAAAGGGTCTATACTTTTACTAACATGACATTAGATGTTACATTTACCTTATcatgatatatgatatttgaaagattttcttaagaTGATGAACTAAAGACTTAAAATGAATAATTTGATGCGAGCAATTGATCCacgcattaaaaaaaaatatatatattatattaaaattctaTCAACTAGAATCACTAGTTCACAACTCACattcttataaaacaaattatttttcttagaaGTCCTTTAGGGTATTATATGGGCCCATGATTGTCGTGTTTAAATTCATATAATGGCCTGCTTTCCTATGGATTCGTCAAAAAGACCGCCATCAGCCATGGGCTGTGAATTACTGAATTCAGCccatttaaattttatagaCTTTACCACATGATTTTAACTCTTTCACATAGGTGATCACTTTTACCTACATTTTTTCACTTACCCTTTTCATCTACTCTTTGAGTCTTCTTAGCAATTCACCTACTTTCTTTGATGGTTATTTATTTTGAAGTCGAAGGTAAAAATTAAATAACTGAGGTAGTACACAAGCAGAATAAATAATTACTCTGTTTAGAAACTATGCAGCCATACAGGTAGAGGCTATGCATATATAGTAATGTTCATCTCCGTCCCCACAAGTTATGGTGGggaaaatattattattgagGAAAATTTTTCCATGcaataaaagatgaaataaaaGCATTGCAATGAATGTGTCAATAACAAAATTGaggtataaataatttttaatttagttagtTGGAAAATGAAATACTGTATATAACTCGATAAATATCTGGATCTTGCTTTAGAATGATAGcaacttttgattttcatagataaatatatatagcgGTGGAGCCATCAAGATTATAGTTGTTGACATAGTCCTCTTTCATTTTTACATTctataaatatgtttaatcGGCTTTATTAAAAAGTCATTATCTTCCTTCAAAGCGTAAATCATTGTTAATTATGCATGTAATTCTTCTCCCATcgtatattttcatttttaataatcacacacacacacatatatatatatatataatatataatattgtcaAGTTTtgccgtttaaaaaaataaacatatacttGCGATTTAATGTGTCTTTTAGATGACATTATGTATGATGGTAAGATCACAGATTTCAGACCGTTTGAAGGAATTAAATAAGATATCTTAGTCAATGGTTGCCTCaatgaagggaaaaaaaaatacagaaaAAACAACGAAAATGAGCAAATGGTGTGGTGGTCCATACTGATGATAAATTATTGACTCTTTGAGCTATTTGGCTATTTCATTTATGGAAGTCGAAAATTTCTAATAAGACTATTATACGGATATAATATTGGATTTGACAAagtaaacatataaacatatatatgcatgtacgTTGATGGtataataactaaataaataaaattgtgtTAACAATAACATAACCTATTTaacacattaaaataaataaataaatatagtgaATATAAAAGATAGTATAGTGGACTTCATAATACACAGGCCAGAAACCATTGAATAACCATTTTTGGGTAAAACCGCTTCGGATTATGGataaaaaagaattatataGGTCGTCGGTGCAACTGTGATACGATTAAATATGTGTTCTATGCATCGGAAacctaaataaaatataaatatttcttGACATATTTGTAACAGAAGTTGATAATCAGCAATATATCCAAACTAATCCATAATCAACTATATATCTATCCtcattttttgataaaaattgCCACATCCTTTTAACAAGCCAgctaattaattttatgttcatCTACGGCTAAGTTGTCCCGTAAACAATTTGCATGATGATTCACTTCATGGTTTCAGCTAATTTTGCAATAGATGAATTTATAAACGGCTTAATTGAATTAGTCGATCACATCTAGATCAAAATTAATATTCCTCTTCATATTATTAAAGTTTCTTTCAAGTACAGAAACTTTTCGTGTGCATATATTCTACTACGTTTGAATTTAGAATACAAGTTTCTTTGGTCGACCCATGCTTAACAAAATTAGCAACAGAATGTCTTATTTTTATTCGTACGGAGTAGGAAGTATTTGGTAGTTCAACGTCGTCATATGCAGGTAGATAAAGTCCATCCCAATTAgctttttatatgtttgttaattAGTGAGAAAGGTACCtccaaaattatattatttcatttgtCGTTATCTAAATGATTGAAAGGTATTTCagttttttagttattaaaaaaaagcgAAGACCAAGTCTTGTTATAGAAATTTGTATTTGGTCGAAAAAACCAATAAATCATAAACATAACAATGGAAATATAACCAAAGGTTGTTTTTCATAAACGAAAAGAATTTTTGAGATATCTTAGAGAGGAATAGATGATGTACGGTGTTATATGGCAATGAAAAAAATAGGGGATGATGACTTCATTGTTAGAGGAGGTCTTAATATTAATTTGTCGGAAAATTTAACTCAAAAACCTAACCATGCATATTGTTTttagggtttgctaaatacaacccttaagtTTGTGTTTAAGgtacataaattatttatatatttaccatgaaaatcagagggcaaatttttaatatagaaggtacaaattttttatgcacattaaataCAGTGTATTTAGTATTTCcctattgttttatatatgtagcTAGATAGATAGATGCGAAATAGAGCCATAAATTAAGCCGGAATAAGATGGGAAATGAAAATCAACATGGGCTATAGGCTACGTTTATCgttgactctttttttttttcttttcaaatttccATAGCACAAATAAGTGACCTTCTAATCTACTCACTGCATATAATTACACTCTGTTTGGAAAGTTTGAATATTCTAATTCTGTGCGACGTGGCATCATCAATGCGAATTAAAGTATGTCCtaattaacaaatatttttttttacgccATCCATCCATCTATCAGTCATGTCGTCGAACTCAAGTTATTTACCTAGAGAAGTTCGAACTCTAAACCTTTTATCAAAATACTAAGACGTTTCACATCTAAACCATCTACTAATTAAGCCACCTCGATATATATGGTGTTTAATGTTTATTAATGTATAGATTAGACAAAATATAACTAGTCGATAACAtttttaattgtaatattataAGATTCAAATGATTAAACTATTCATAAGTCTTAATCCTCTATaataattgaaagaaaattaagTAGGTTTGATAACCACAATATGTTACATTGGCTTGATTCATTATTGAGGAGTAgtccactacgtattttttataacaatttttCGGTTTTCCCATAGTTTATCAATAGAAATAGATTAATAGCTAGATtatcgacttttttttttcttcttgaagGCTGTATTATACTTTATAGTTATATCGtatatataaccaaaaaaaataatcacaaacttcaaaagtcaaaagtcaaaagatgCAAGATACAGATCTTTAGACTTTGGCCATGGAAAAATGACTGTAGACTAAGCCACTAAGGCTACAACCAACAAAAATTCGGTTAGTAGTAAAGACCCAAAAAACCAAATCGGGTGACATACGTATTGTcgcattatttttttttatgtactaTATTGGGTAAAACAACACTATAGAGATCAAACTTGACACCGGTATCTTATATATGTTGACTGTTGAGGAAGTTTCAACCACTTGAAATACAGAGTGTTCATAGCAACGCActattgtatttaattaagcTTTACCATTAACCCTATTTTATAATCCTTTGATTCTGTCACGTGTCATGATCGATCTTGTacttataaagatttttagaatGATAACTTAGGAGGTATACCCTTCGTAATAATAGCTATATATGGACAAGAAGTAACATAATGACTCGACAATCCGTTGTGAGTAATTTTGATGTGAAAACATTATTATCTTGTTATTATATACAGTATCTTGTTACGTTAAACACTCTGTAACTTAATTAACTTTTGACAAAATGGTTGGCATGCCATACTTTATGTACTCGGTAAACAAACTTGATTCAATCATCATAAACTTGTTTGATTCAATTatcataaactttttttattcgATCGGTGATGAATGGTGGTAGGTGTGTACGTACTTGTGTATCATTTTacctttttgaaccattttatttctatagtCAAAATTATTTATTGGTTGTGTATCCTTGTaatcaaaaataacaaaacattaaattagataattaatactattaactatatatacagtataaaatacatttattaGTTACCTATAAAGAGATAGATGTTGAAATGATAGTAGAGGATGTTGAATCGATAGAAACTAGAAATAGGTAAAAACGATATTTTACAGTAATTTTACAAATTTTagacaacttttataaaaaaaagaagaaaagaaaagcatagacatattaaaatgtaattcaacggtttaaattttttttcgaGGAGCATAAGCCCACCAggttaaaaaaagtcaaacctcGACCAGgaagtattagcggcgacgtatTGCGGGCCCCTATGtttgtaatggtaaatctggcagAGAAAATAGCGAGCCCCCTGTCAGTGTCATAGTAttaacggcgacgtcgccgTAAATGCCTTGATCAGGTTGACTTTTGTCTGGTGGTGTTACCTGTGGTTTTTTTTTCCCTGTTAGAAGGCTGGAGTCTGGACACCCCCGATagctttttgaatttttaatgaaGTTAAAGTTTCATAGTAATGATGGGCACCAGCCACCAACTAGTGAAACTGTGAAAGCATGTGTGGTGTGGGGGTTTGGTTATGGAAACATATATAGACCAATATCCCTCAGCTAGCATTATTATCATCTACTTATTATTCGATCCTAGCATAATTTTGATCTCAAATTCACATCTACTGCTACTTATATTTCCTTTTACGATGCTATTCTTTGGGGTCAAacattcaaatttatttttcgTATCCAATTAAAATTTCACGAATTTTCAGGTTCAAAGTCGAAGAAAACGACTCAaagtaaatgaaagaaagaaatccACGGTAGTACACATTTTATCGCTATATGAaattgaccaaaaaaaaaaaaagatcaaaactaCAAATGGGGACTGAAGTATGGACATAAAAAGTGGGTTGAAAATATAGCTTCCTTGCACACATTTAGTTGCGTCCAAGACTTGAGCTTTCAGTTGACTAGCTGCTAGCTACATCAATACTTCAACTAAATGtgattgttaaaaaattgaCCCAAGAGACCTTTTGAAGTAATGGATGGTTTAGGACAGACTGCCAACTTGGTTCAAAACTAATTCCAAATCGACCATTTCTTCCCGAATTGAAATTGACGTTCCGCGGCAGCAAACTAATTAGCTTTCCTATGACCACCTCTATGACCTGAATGAAGTTTTGAAGTTGGAAAAATATAGGGAAGTGGAAGCTACtacaattaaaatcaaatccaaaataaaaataaacaagtaaCAAACACACCCGAAGGTAAATATACCAGTTATCAATGGGAATTTGGAGATGTAAATGATGGGCATGTCCATCATGAGGAAAAGATTGCATGTATTTTAGTGTGTGACTAATAGAATGAATGGGGTACCGTCCtcttttttgttataaaaaaaaacccacattTTTTACgtatgaaaagaaaaaaccaCATAAATGAtcaactaaaaaaacaaaaaaaaccaagAAAGTATCACAATTTTTTACGTATGAAAAACCACATAATCCTTTAGGTTGATTTGAAAAAGATAGCTGTACCGAGTCTATTCTAATAGACAAACTAGGGGCAAATACAATTATACTTGAAATAAATGATCAACATGTATCGAATCAAAACTAAAATCAAAGAGGAAAATTATCACCTAAAAAGCTAAGCGACTAGTCTCCTTGTGCCTACTTCATAAAATCCCGACTTGCATATCTCAAAACGAAGATCCAACAATCCAAAACACTCACCTATACATCTACTTAACTATAGTCCAAAACTTCATAGTACACCCAACTCTTGTAATAACGACCGGACTGTACGTCAATAacatgatgtatttttttttataaaagttcatcCACGATAAAAATACACGTATTTATAATTATGGTTAAAATTCTCTCCCGttagtattttaaaattgtctTCCACTAGCATTTAACAAATTCTAAACAAATTCCAAGATGCAAGGGTAATTACAATTCCCTGTAACTAGACCTAGTACCTTCAAATTTTCTCCCACTA
Coding sequences within:
- the LOC122593371 gene encoding protein TRANSPORT INHIBITOR RESPONSE 1-like; translation: MDPVSSKKLPESFLKKTFSLINNNSDRNSLSLVCKDWYNIERVTRRHVSISNCYSVSPEILAARFPEIRSVTLKGKPRFSDFNLVPDNWGGDVQPWLNVFATAYPFLEELRLKRMEVSDESLEFLGMNFDGFKVLSLLSCDGFTTLGLEAIATHCKNLTELDIQENGIDDLGGDWLSFFPESLTSLEVLNFATLNSEVSFDALETLVSRCKSLRVLKVNRNISLDQLQKLLVLAPQLTELGTGTFTEDLVSSPVKELESAFSICKNLHTVSGFWDATLLYLPAVYPVCDRLTFLNLSYASLGAVELEQIISHCKQLTRLWVLDTVGDKGLEAVGSCCPLLEELRVFPADPFDQKVGVTESGLVAVSNGCPKLHYILYFCQRMTNAAVITVAQNCLDFTHFRLCIMNPREPDYLSNEPMDEAFGAIVKICTKLRRLSVSGLLTDLAFEYIGKYAKNLETLSIAFAGSSDLGMEYVMRGCPKLKRVEIRDCPFGDSALLSGLGQYKSMRSLWMSACNVTMNGCKKLAEEMPMLNVEVIKDEDGDDSLANKVYVYRTVAGPRKDTPPFVLTL